In Neotabrizicola shimadae, the DNA window CTTCTATCCGCGCTCGCCCTATGGCGTGGCCAAGGTCTATGGCCATTACATCACCATGAACTACCGGGAATCCTTCGGGATGCATGCCTCGTCGGGCATTCTCTTCAACCACGAGAGTCCGCTGCGCGGCAAGGAGTTCGTCACGCGCAAGATTACCCTCGCCCTGGCCCGCCTGGCCCGCGGCGGCACCGACACCCTGGTCCTTGGCAATCTTGATGCCAAGCGCGACTGGGGCTTCGCCGGCGACTATGTCAAGGGCATGTGGATGATGCTGCAGCAGCCCGAAGCCGATGACTATGTGCTGGCCACCGGGGTGACGACGCCGATCCGCGACTTCGTGCGCTTTGCCGCCGAGGCGCTCGGCATGGATCCGGTGTTCGAGGGCGAGGGCGTGGAGGAAACCGCCACCGACCGCAAGACCGGCAAGCGTATCGTCGAGATCAGCGAGAAGTTCTTCCGCCCGGCGGAAGTGGACCTGCTGATCGGCGATCCCACGAAGGCGCGCACCAGGCTGGGCTGGCAACCGGAAGTCACGGTGCGGCAACTGGCCGAGATGATGGCGAAGTCCGATTACGATGCCCTTGGCTAAGGCGCTGCGCGGGCAGGTTGCCCGCCTGGTGCATGCCATGCGGCCCTACCGGGGCAATGTCGACGGGGTCTTTGACGGGGCCCTGACCGGATGGGTTTTGCCACGCGATCCGGCCGCGGGGCCGGTTCGTGTCGGGCTTTACACCCGGCGTGGACTGCTGGCGCAGGGCGTGGCCAACATCTTCAGGGGCGACCTGAAGGAGGCCGGCATCGGCACGGGGCATCACGCCTTTGCCCTGCCGCTGCCGCCCGCGCTGTTGCGCACCATCGCCGAGGACGGCGGCCGCGTGACCGTCCGCGTCCTGGACCGCACCGAATTCATTCTGGGCAACCAGATCCTGCTTGTGCCGGGGGCGGGGGTCCTGCCTGCCGGCGCCGCCGACAGGGGAGACCCCCTGGAACGGCTGCTTTACGGCGACCTGCAGCGCTGGCGCGCGCTGCTGGAGGCCCGGGCCGGGATGTCCCTGGATTGCCTGCCG includes these proteins:
- the gmd gene encoding GDP-mannose 4,6-dehydratase, which encodes MKKAFITGITGQDGAYLSKFLLEKGYEVHGGVRRISQPETVRLEQVGVLKDVIIHDFDLSEPYNIVRVLQTVAPDEVYNLGAQSFVGSSWDLPVYAADVNGIGVLRILDALRTFAPQTRFYQASTSEMFGLVQAVPQSETTRFYPRSPYGVAKVYGHYITMNYRESFGMHASSGILFNHESPLRGKEFVTRKITLALARLARGGTDTLVLGNLDAKRDWGFAGDYVKGMWMMLQQPEADDYVLATGVTTPIRDFVRFAAEALGMDPVFEGEGVEETATDRKTGKRIVEISEKFFRPAEVDLLIGDPTKARTRLGWQPEVTVRQLAEMMAKSDYDALG